TGGAGGCGGCTTGAAAACCACCCGAAACAGGTGTAGCCGGAGAAGCAGTCATCTGCACCGGAACCTCAACTACGGGTACTCCCACAATCTCAAACGGTATCCAGTCATAACCTTCTTTGGTCGTGGAAGTGCCGATAAGCCCTGTGGGATTTTTTACCGTAAGTCGGAATCTGTGAGCGCCTGGGGAAAGTAGATTGCTTATCTGGAAGTTGAAGTTAGCATTAAGTTTTGTGCCTTTTGGTAATTCCTGCGACTCCGTATTCATATTGATAGGTTTGATTAAATCCTGACGGTCTCTTATTGATCCATTTTCATCATAGGCATAATTCCCTGCTGAATTTATCTCTACACTAATACTGCAAGAACCTGCTAGATAATCTTGAATTTTGCCGGTGATATAAAAATTCTCTTTTGACCCCAGGTAGTATAAGCTATAAGTGCCCGGCGTAACAGTAGATGTCCCAAGTGTTACACAAGGCGTATCGTATGTCTTTGTTCCTTTATCTGGGATGCCGTCGAGGGATTGCAGGATTTTGTCATGTTGGTTTGGCGACTGGCCATGTTCACCTTTGTTCCCATCTGCTATCGTTATTACCTCATCCCAGGGGATAGTTTGTTCAGGCTGAGACCACCAATGTGCTTTATATTCTGAGCGTTGACTCTTCTCTGAGACAACTGTATCAGAATCGATATAGTTATTTGGCACTATTACCCATTTATCTTTCTCTTCATCATAAACCCGTTTTTGTGCTTTACCGACGATAGCGATATATTCAATCCCTGGTGGCATATCTGTAGTATTTACTTCTTTAATAAATTTACTCCATGGAACTAAATCACAGGGAGCACCTTTAAGTGTAATCATACTTTTTAGCTGTGCCTTGAAGAGATTCCACTTATATTTGGATAATAGCCCACCGTACACTACTCCTGTGAGGACATAATTATAAGGTGAGTTAAGTGGATTAAAGGGAACATATAGTGTTGTCCAGGCAAATGGTGCCAATATACTACCGGTATGCGGGGTACCAATAGTGATAAAGCGTTTGACTTTATCCGCATTATTCTGCTGGAGATAGTATCTACCAAGTAATCCACCCTGGGAATGACCAACGATAATTAGTTTACCACCATCCTTTTTCCAATTATCACCATAATATGCTTTTAATATTTCTTCTACTTTCTTATCTAACTCTGGATAATTACTCTTAATCGGCTTAATACTCCCACTCCTATCCTCCCCTCCATAATCAAACGTCTCTAAATAGAGCTTGGCCGGAGATTTCTCGCCATTGGGGTACTCAAACCAGGTGACACCTCCACCTTTAGGAATTTTGGGATCAGTAACTATTGATTCTTCACTATTAAACTTTTTCTCTCTATATCCGAAGTACTGTTTTAACTTAGGAATAGATTCTTCCCATGTAAGCATATTAGCATTTATCCCGTGAATAAATAGTACAGGCATAGGAGCATAAGTGGTACAACTACCCCATGTAAGTTCTTCTGCACTTACTTTGCTGATTAACAAACATACTACCAAAACTCCATAGAAATAAAGTTTTTTCATGACTTTTTACCTCCTTACCAAATATTATCTGGTCTTTTGTAAACAAAATGTTTAGGATGTTTAATATCATCAAATAGATATATTTCATCTCCTGTCAATACATCAATAGATTTAAAGCCCATTCCAACCATTCTCCTTCCGTCCTGTGATAAATAACCATATTTTTCAAATCTTGTAATAAAATTACCTTCTAAATCAACTTTTCCCCATCCTCTACAACTACTTACGAAGAGTGATTTTCCATCAGGAAACCAACTAACAACATTACTTCCTTTAATCACCTTTCTCCTCTCACTCCCATCTGGTTTCATGACCCAAATCCACCCTTTACAGACAAAGGCAATTAAGTCACCTTTTGGTGACCAGATGGGGGAAGTAACCCATATATCTACTTCTTCAGTAAATATTTTATTTTTATTACTTCCATTTGCATCCATCACCCAGAGACTATCATAATATTCAAGCGGTCCTTTGAAAAATCCATCTTTTCCTCTCTCTCCTTTTACTATCTGTATACGATACACTATTCTATTCCCATCAGGTGACCAAGATGGATGGGTTCCATCAGGACTAATACATTTCTCATTAATACCATCTATCTCAATAGTCCATATACCACTTTTATCGCCTATATTATAAACCAGTTTTTTTGTCGTAATACAGTAATCTAAATAAGTATCACTAAGGGATGTTATCTCCAAATATCTTCTATATTCCTTTTTATATGCCCTTCTTGCCTTCTTACCTAATAGTTCTGTTATCTCTTTCTTCTCCGTCCCATCATAATTCATCGTGCAAAGAAAATACTTTACATCATAGACAAAGTAATTACCACCGGTCACCATACTTGGTTTTTCAGTTACCTTAGCAAAGGTGACACATTTAATAAAATAAATCTTATTATCCTCACCCCAACACGGTGCATGATAAGAGATAGAATCACTCTCCCAGACTTTACCAGACAACGGTAATACTCCCCTACCATAAACAGACACAGTAACAAAGACTAACCCTACCATTAATCCTGATAACATTACTTTTTTATACATCTTCCTCCTCCTATAATATACCCAAACAAATCAGGTTTGCAATAATTATTTGAACCACGAAGCAGACGAAGAGCACGAAGGAATTAAAGTATTCTTTGATCTT
The DNA window shown above is from bacterium and carries:
- a CDS encoding alpha/beta fold hydrolase, translated to MKKLYFYGVLVVCLLISKVSAEELTWGSCTTYAPMPVLFIHGINANMLTWEESIPKLKQYFGYREKKFNSEESIVTDPKIPKGGGVTWFEYPNGEKSPAKLYLETFDYGGEDRSGSIKPIKSNYPELDKKVEEILKAYYGDNWKKDGGKLIIVGHSQGGLLGRYYLQQNNADKVKRFITIGTPHTGSILAPFAWTTLYVPFNPLNSPYNYVLTGVVYGGLLSKYKWNLFKAQLKSMITLKGAPCDLVPWSKFIKEVNTTDMPPGIEYIAIVGKAQKRVYDEEKDKWVIVPNNYIDSDTVVSEKSQRSEYKAHWWSQPEQTIPWDEVITIADGNKGEHGQSPNQHDKILQSLDGIPDKGTKTYDTPCVTLGTSTVTPGTYSLYYLGSKENFYITGKIQDYLAGSCSISVEINSAGNYAYDENGSIRDRQDLIKPINMNTESQELPKGTKLNANFNFQISNLLSPGAHRFRLTVKNPTGLIGTSTTKEGYDWIPFEIVGVPVVEVPVQMTASPATPVSGGFQAASSLYFWDNQNNYWERWINSNLRVDSDNIIRYNAGTSNLDNPNLR